In Schistocerca nitens isolate TAMUIC-IGC-003100 chromosome 10, iqSchNite1.1, whole genome shotgun sequence, a single window of DNA contains:
- the LOC126210548 gene encoding uncharacterized protein LOC126210548, whose amino-acid sequence MVIDFVLSIIRIVCSILLLIGAIQKKAGMLLPWMAVETVVDVGAAVAGIIVCIVNFPHDRTAIIGSIVYASTVIYVLLGGYFLVVVYSYYQTLCTNSDSVRLLEDSETAET is encoded by the exons ATGGTTATAGACTTCGTGCTGTCCATTATCCGTATTGTCTGTAGCATACTTCTCCTCATTGGAGCCATTCAG AAGAAGGCTGGCATGCTTCTTCCATGGATGGCTGTGGAAACCGTCGTGGATGTAGGAGCGGCTGTAGCAGGCATTATCGTATGCATTGTTAATTTCCCGCATGACCGCACGGCTATCATCGGCTCTATTGTGTATGCCTCTACCGTCATCTATGTGT TGCTGGGTGGGTACTTCCTCGTAGTTGTCTACAGCTACTACCAGACTCTCTGCACCAACTCAGATTCTGTCAGGCTTTTAGAGGACAGCGAGACTGCAGAGACTTGA